Genomic DNA from Candidatus Binatia bacterium:
CGCAGGGACTGTAGTGAGGCGCGGGCGGAAGGCGAGCGGGCGTGTGGCTTTGCGACGGCCGTTGGAGTCACGGGAGACGTCTCGATGCCCGACTTTGCGCCAGGCGTGCCCGGGGACCTGTCGTTGTTGACGGACGCCGAACGTGCGGCCATTGCCGACGCGGACGCACGCGTCCCCGGCCTCCGAACCCGGTCGCTCAGGATCTCGTCTCCGCCTGGGACCGTCGTCGAGCTCACGCAGGTTCGTCACGCCTTCGACTTCGGGCTGGCGCTCGATACGGCGAAGTTCGTCGGGAAGGAAGAGGAGCTCGACTTCTTCTTGGGATCGGCGGCAGCGAACCACGTCTCGATTGCGGTGACGGAGAGTAGCGCGAAGTGGAACCGCGTCGAGCCCGAAATGGGTGTTCGGGACTTCTCGTTGGCGGATATGGATGTCGCGACAGCGCAAGACTTCGGGTACCGCGTGAAGGGGCACACGTTGAACTGGGGCATCACGCCCCCGTTCTCGTCGAGTGGCGCACCCGCTTGGGCCTTCGAGAGATATGAGCAGCTGCCACTCAGCCCGGAGCTCGAGGCAGAGCTGCGCGATGTGCTTCGCGCTCACGTCGAAGCGATGGTGACGCGCTACCGCGACGACATCGAGATCTGGGACGTGACGAACGAGACACTACAACCGCTGGCCCAGTGGACGATTCAAAGGTTGGGGCCGGGGATCGTCGAAGATCTCTTTCGCTGGGCGCACGCGGCAGACCCGGACTGTCTCTTGGTGTTCAACGAGTGGATCGTCGAGGTCTTCACCGGGTTTCCGGCGCCCACGGCCGCCGACGTGCGAGACCGTGTCGTTGGTCTGCGTGCGGCCGGTGTTCCGATTCACGCCGTGGGGCAGCAGGCGCACTTTGCACCGACCCTTGCCTTCGGTGGGATCGAGGTCGATCTCAGCGGACGGACGCCGATCGACGAGTACGCGATCGCGCTCGATACGCTGGCCGAGGCCGGGCTCCCGATTCACCTGAGCGAGACCAACTTCATTGCACCGGACGACCCAGAGCTGCGGGCGGCGCACGCAGAAGGATTGATGCGCCTCTGGTGGGGCCACCCGTCGGTGGAGCAGATTGTTTTCTGGGGCTTGTGGAACAAGGTCGCAGGTAGAGACGAGTTCGACGTCGGGTTCTGGGACGACGATCGGAATATCTCCCGTCATGGAGCCGCGGTCTTCTCTCTATTGAACGATCGCTGGCGTACCGAGTTGACCGGGACGACCGACGCGAACGGTTTCCTCGAGACTTCGGCTACGCACGGGGACTACGTCGCTCGCTGGGAAGAAGAGGGAACACCGGTCCACGCGCGCTTCTCGGTGCGCCCGGGCGTCGGCACTCTGAACGTCGTGTTGGTGGGTCCGTAGGGGACGTGCCGCACGGCGAAGCGGCGGTCTCGCCTGCGTCCCGCGGTGACTGCGATACCGGAGCTACGACATCGCGCTCATGTACGTCGTCAGATCGGACGGTAGGAAACATGAACGGCCTATTTGCCCAGCTCGACGGACAGCCGTGAAGCAGTTCGTCTCATCGATGGCGCAGGCGTAGCTAGCGGCGCACACGCAACGTCCCGGTGGTTGTGCCGCGGCGGCTCTGGCCAGGGAACTCGACCTGGTTCAATGCTTCGCGGTGACGGCTAACCGTCGACCGGGGCAAAT
This window encodes:
- a CDS encoding endo-1,4-beta-xylanase, with the translated sequence MHASTVIVRPPRRVQSGSVGVVALLALLVGLAPSVADGAACGLARRACLSAARADAHACRSDCSGVADRARRAACRATCADLQAQVRADCRRVNDTCAAVCGETHVDAQGCTQQIRACRSDARDAHGVCRTSCRSKPFLAERKRCRRDCSEARAEGERACGFATAVGVTGDVSMPDFAPGVPGDLSLLTDAERAAIADADARVPGLRTRSLRISSPPGTVVELTQVRHAFDFGLALDTAKFVGKEEELDFFLGSAAANHVSIAVTESSAKWNRVEPEMGVRDFSLADMDVATAQDFGYRVKGHTLNWGITPPFSSSGAPAWAFERYEQLPLSPELEAELRDVLRAHVEAMVTRYRDDIEIWDVTNETLQPLAQWTIQRLGPGIVEDLFRWAHAADPDCLLVFNEWIVEVFTGFPAPTAADVRDRVVGLRAAGVPIHAVGQQAHFAPTLAFGGIEVDLSGRTPIDEYAIALDTLAEAGLPIHLSETNFIAPDDPELRAAHAEGLMRLWWGHPSVEQIVFWGLWNKVAGRDEFDVGFWDDDRNISRHGAAVFSLLNDRWRTELTGTTDANGFLETSATHGDYVARWEEEGTPVHARFSVRPGVGTLNVVLVGP